The following nucleotide sequence is from Acidobacteriota bacterium.
GGCCCTGGGTCAGGGACCTGAGCGCCGTGGCGTAACCGAACATCTCGGCCAGGGGGACGATGGCGTTGATGACCTGGAGGTTCGTGCGGGCCTCCATGGCCTGGATCTTCCCGCGGCGGGAGTTGAGATCCCCGATGACATCCCCCATGTAGTTCTCGGGGACCGTGACCTCCACCTTCATGACCGGCTCCAGGAGGGCCGGCCCCGCCTTGGCGGCGGCTTCCTTGAAGGCCATGGAGGCGGCGATCTTGAAGGCCATTTCCGAACTGTCGACCTCGTGGAAGGAGCCGTCGTACAGGGTCACCTTCACGTCCTTCACGGGGAAGCCGGCCAGGACTCCCATTTCGGTGGCCTCGGCCACGCCCTTTTCCACCGCGGGGATGAACTCCTTGGGGATCGTGCCGCCCGTGATGGCGTTCTCGAAGGCGAACCCGTCGCCGGCCCCGAGGGGCTCGATGCGGATCTTCACGTGGCCGTATTGTCCGTGACCCCCGGTCTGCTTGATGTACTTGCCCTCCGCCTTGGCCTCGGTGGTGATCGTCTCCCGGTAGGCGACCTGGGGGCGCCCGACGGCGGCCTGGACCCCGAATTCCCGGGTCAGGCGGTCCACGATGATCTCCAGGTGGAGCTCGCCCATCCCCGAAATGAGGGTCTGGCCCGTATCGGGGTCCACGCGGAGCTTGAAGGTGGGGTCTTCCTTGGCGAGCTTCAGGAGAGCGCCCGAGAGCTTCTCCTGGTCGGCCTTGGTCTTCGGCTCGATGGCCACGGAAATGACGGGCTCGGGAAAGTCCATGGATTCCAGGATGATGGGCTTGTCCCGCCGGGCGAGCGTCTCTCCCGTGACCACGTCCTTGAGCCCCACGATGGCGGCGATGTCCCCCGCCCGGACCTCCTCGATCTCCTCGCGCTTGTTGGCGTGCATCCTCAAGAGGCGCCCCACCCGCTCCTGGCGCTTCTTGCCGACGTTCCACACGTAGGATCCGGCCTCGAGGGACCCGGAGTAGACCCGGACGAAGGCCAGCTGGCCCACGAAGGGGTCGGTCATGATCTTGAAGACCAGGGCGCAGAAGGGGTCGTCGTCGCTGTGGCGGCGCTCCTCGACCTCGCCCGAAGACGGGTCCACCCCGCGCACCGGAGGAATGTCCAGGGGGGAGGGCAGGAAGTCCACGACGCCGTCGAGCAGGGGCTGGATGCCCTTGTTCTTGAAGGCCGATCCGCAGAGCACCGGCGTGAAGTGCATGGCGATGGTGCCCTTGCGGAGCGCGGCGCGGATCTCCTCGTTGGCGATGGGTTTTCCGTCGAGGTATCGCTGAAGGAGGACGTCGTCCTCCTCGCAGGCCATCTCGACGAGCTTCTCGCGCCACGAGGCGGCCTGGGCCCGGAGGTGCTCGGGGATCTCCTCCACGACGAACTGGGCGCCGAGGGTGTCGTCCAGCCACCGCACGGCCTTCATCTCTACAAGGTCCACGATGCCCTGGAAGGTGTCCTCCGCTCCCCAGGGAAGGTGGACCGGGACGGGCCGGGCGTGGAGGCGCTCGTCCATCATTCTCAGGGCGCGCTCAAAGTCGGCGCCTTGCCGGTCCATCTTGTTCACGAAGGCGATGCGCGGGACCTTGTACTTGTCGGCCTGACGCCACACCGTTTCCGACTGGGGCTCCACACCC
It contains:
- the fusA gene encoding elongation factor G — protein: MPRTVDLALQRNIGIMAHIDAGKTTTTERVLFYTGVNYKMGEVHEGTATMDWMVQEQERGITITSAATTCFWRDCRINIIDTPGHVDFTAEVERSLRVLDGAVGVFCGVAGVEPQSETVWRQADKYKVPRIAFVNKMDRQGADFERALRMMDERLHARPVPVHLPWGAEDTFQGIVDLVEMKAVRWLDDTLGAQFVVEEIPEHLRAQAASWREKLVEMACEEDDVLLQRYLDGKPIANEEIRAALRKGTIAMHFTPVLCGSAFKNKGIQPLLDGVVDFLPSPLDIPPVRGVDPSSGEVEERRHSDDDPFCALVFKIMTDPFVGQLAFVRVYSGSLEAGSYVWNVGKKRQERVGRLLRMHANKREEIEEVRAGDIAAIVGLKDVVTGETLARRDKPIILESMDFPEPVISVAIEPKTKADQEKLSGALLKLAKEDPTFKLRVDPDTGQTLISGMGELHLEIIVDRLTREFGVQAAVGRPQVAYRETITTEAKAEGKYIKQTGGHGQYGHVKIRIEPLGAGDGFAFENAITGGTIPKEFIPAVEKGVAEATEMGVLAGFPVKDVKVTLYDGSFHEVDSSEMAFKIAASMAFKEAAAKAGPALLEPVMKVEVTVPENYMGDVIGDLNSRRGKIQAMEARTNLQVINAIVPLAEMFGYATALRSLTQGRGNYVMQFERYEFMPKQIAEEIVARVQGR